The sequence ggaagggggaggagggagaaggaggtggaggaggagcaggaggaagaggaagtggagaagtaggaagaagagtaagaggaggaaaaggaaagataagagggatggggaaggaagcgATAGTTAGTAATCTGTCGTTCATTATGAAAAGCATCAAGCTCTTTCCATTCAGCCTTTCAACCACCTTATCCTTACTCTGCCttccttatcacacacacacacacacacatacacacacacacacacaccaaccacacacacacaccccacacacacacaccacaccacacacaaaccccacacaaacacacacacaaccacacacaacacaccacacaccaacaccaccccacaccacaacccacaaacacaccacaacacacacacacaaacacacacacgcacacacacacacgcctctccCTCGCGTCTCCTCGACCGTCTGTGACACCACCACGCATCCCAGCATCCCAGCATCCCTGTCCTCTTCCAGAACCCACCATCATTACATATATCCCGGAATGTGACTATTACAACAGAAGCAGCTGGCGTACCTACATTACTTGCAGGTCAAGCTGGGGTTAAGTGCCTCGTTTTAGACCTGTTTACTCCCCCGACCTCAACTCTAATGTCTTCAGCCCCGTGGTAATTTCCTTCGTCGCGGACTCGTGGACTCGTGTCTTAATGGAGGGTGCCTGGTGCCAAGGGCCGACGGCGGGAGGAGCATGGGTAAACAtcacggacggacggatggatggacgggcgggcggagggtgggtgggaggcggAGGGTGGGCGGAGGCGGAGGGTGGGCGGAGGCGGAGGGTGGGGCGGAGGCGGAGagtggatggaggtggagggatgggtgggCGGAGGCGGAGGGTGGGCGGAGGCGGAGGGTGGGCGGTGGATTGGAGGGTGAGTAGGAGAGGAGGGTTGgcaggtgagtgagtgggtgggtgggtgaatggggTTGGTAGGTTTTGAGGGTGAGTGGGAGCGAGAGTCGGATGGGTAGTGGGTAAAGGAGAATAGGGGAAGGATGGTGGTGGGCGATGATAGGCAGAGTGACGGAGGACGAAGTGTACAATAGAGAGAGTAGGACAGTaggtgggcggcgggcggcgggtagggagggaggcaaggccgacccccctccgcctcctctcgtGCGTGAGATCACCGAACGACCCGGGAGAGTTTGCACTGTGTTGTTACGTGTGTTGTCCGCGCGGCCCCCGTGGACGGCGGTCAACACGCGGCCTTTGTTGCACCGCGCCGAATGACCGCCGGGGATTTGTTACATTTTTGGCCTTGTTCCCcgatggtttgtgtgtttgtattttttttttgtggtgtttgtgtatttgtttgtttgtttgtttgtttgtgtgtgttgtgtgtgcggacGCATAAACATACTCCCCCTACTCATATACAttaatcactttttttcatcatactTGTCTTTTTTCATCATACTTATTTAAGAATTCTTGTCTGATCTCATAATTCCACAATTGCTAGAACATTTTCCTTGACGCATTTATCGAGTCGGTTGAGATTAACTGAATTGTATCTTTCGTAATTAATTAAATGTATCCTTCGTAATCAATGAAATCTGACCTTTTTTGAAGCAAAGGCCCTGTTCACTTGGCTTGACCTTGGCCGTGGTCATATCTTCGATTATCTGCTATAATCCTCGATAGGATTATTTGCtattaattttctataaaaaaaaagtttggtataATATCAATGCGTGATGACACTCTTATTTACATTAAATGAGACTAATATttgttctatctatttttaaaattagtttcaGATtatcaggaaagaaagaaagaaagaaagaaaaaagatctcaATGTCCCAAGTGTGAAATAGTGATGAATTGTCGAAAGATAGTCATTGGTGGACGAAAGTGTTTTGTATAGTGATGTGTGATTTAATGATGACAAGTTCGCCGCTCCTGTTACGCTGTGACCTGTGACGACCTGAGACCTGGACCTGTGCGCCCCTCTGGCACCTTGAACCAAGCCCCTAGCACATTCACCTGCGGGTCGGGTGAGGCGAGGTCAGGTCATGGATGGCGCAGGAGGCGGCTGTGTCTCGTCGTGCCAGAGCTCCCCGAGGAGACGGCGCAAGTCCACCTCGCCCTCGAGCCACCAAGAATTCCACGCCCACGATGCCTACGAGGGCGAGGACCCGCCGCCCACCTGGGTGTACATGACGGTGTGGGTGGCCGGGGTGCTCGTGTACGCCAACGGCCTCTCCGGGGACTTTGTGCATGATGACGTCAGCGCGATCAAGACCAACCCGGACGTGCTGGCGACGACCCCCCTCTCGCAAGTCTTCCTCAACGACTACTGGGGGAAGCCCATGTCCGACCCCCTCTCGCACAAGTCGTACCGCCCGCTCACCATCCTCACCTTCAGGTAAGCAAGAGGACAGGCTGGTTGCTTtactatcaaacacacacacacacacacatatatatatatatatatatatatatatatatatattaatatatatatataatatatatatatatatatattatatatgtatatatatatatatatatatatatatatatatatatatatatatatatatatatatatatatatatatatatatatatatattatatatatatatatatatatatatatatatatatatgtgtgtgtgtgtgtgtgtgtatcttcttttctttcttttgttattgtttattcgtTTAAGTGATTCTAAAGTTAGATTAACGAAAAGTTTTTGTTTATGTTCTCGCTTCCTCGTGATGTTGAATCATCACTAAATAtgttctatctatttacttagctTATTTATATAAGAGTGGTGGGTGATAGGAGTCGGCgtgtttatatttgtcttttactttgattgagacgtttttttttcttatccacttACTTTGCAATCTTAACAGAATAGCTGAGTGCGTGCGCATCTGATTCTTTATCTTCCACTCTCTAGCTTTACCTTTTatctaatataagaataaataatattgacatattttgtatatatatatatatgtatatatatatatattttgcatatcttgTTCTATTCGTCTTCTTGGATACTTTATCCAGTTCACAAACTGTATATTCTATTTTACATAACGAAGGAAAATCTAATAATTCCGaatatcagtataaaaaaaaaatgttgcaacatCCTGTGCAATGAAATCTGCAATAGACAGCTGTAAATGATACAGACACTGTGCACAACGAATTCTAATATTTGAAAAACCCTTACCAAGGTTTCTTTAATCTTGCAACATTGATCAGGATTGCATGCAGACCAGTACCATTCTTAAGTACATATTAACACTTCATTTTGAATATGCTTCGATATACCAACGGTGTAGCAACACTATATTCGACAATATCTGATAAACTTAAACCTATTATTTGTACCTTATTGGCTAAAATAGATTCTCCAGCATGTTGACAGACATATCAGTGTAATATCCTGATTAATTAACAAAattacttccttcttctttcgGATATCATCTTTAACACTTCGATTTTATTTACCACACCTAAGaattgttcattaaaaaaaagacatgattAAGACATATGCTGTggagttatttattatcatttttttttctacatacttagaaacgttttaagaagaaaaactGTCACAGACGATGTGAAATAACAACATTAAGTAATCAGAAGAAAAACTGTCACAGACTATCTCAAACGACGTGATATAACAACATTAAGTAATCGCTTTTTCGTTCTTTAAATAGCTGTCCATTACTGCTTTCCCAAGGCGTTTAAAAAAGCGCTGGTGGGCCGGGCTTGTCTCCTCGATGTATCCAGATGGAGATCGATAGGAGATTAACTTGTCGGGAAATTTATCCgtcggattctctctctctctctctctctctctctctctctctctctctctctctctctcttctctcttctctctctctttctctttctctctctctctcactttctctctctctctctctctctctctcgtctctctcgtctctcctctctttcttctctctcctctcctctcctctctcctctctctctcgtctctcctctcctctctctctctctctctctcatattctgtccacacacacacacacacacacacacacacacacacacacacacacaccacacacacacacacacacacacacacacacacacacacacacacacacacacacacatacacacacataaacacacacacacacacacctctctctctctctctctctctctctctctctctctctctctctctctctctctctctctctctctccctctctctctctttctcgctctccctctctctatctctctttctctctcctctctctcttctctctctctctctctctctctctctctctctctctctctctctctctctcgctcccccatctctctcttttcctccccacctctttccctctctctgtgatagatatatatactgatgaaGCTTTTTCACTCTGTGTGTCTGCCGCCTTCCGTTCTCTGGGATTTTCTTTGATCACAGGGGATATAGTGAAGATAGGAGGTTCATGCAACTTGTGTGATGGGTCTGGCATAGGTGTATCATGTACAGAGATGACGTAcctgcatgcacatacacatattctctGATGAATAAgaagacacacatacgcaaaggAACGCATTACCACAATGCTGTGAGGTACACATGAGCGCGTTAGAGCAAAGTCAGATGCACGCACCCATGTACTGataaacacacgtacatgcacgctcgcacgcatataaatatgaataaataaacacacacatacattcatacacacacacacacacacacacacacacacacacacacacacaacacacacacacacgacacacacacacacacacgcacacaca is a genomic window of Penaeus monodon isolate SGIC_2016 chromosome 10, NSTDA_Pmon_1, whole genome shotgun sequence containing:
- the LOC119577661 gene encoding protein O-mannosyl-transferase TMTC4-like, whose product is MDGAGGGCVSSCQSSPRRRRKSTSPSSHQEFHAHDAYEGEDPPPTWVYMTVWVAGVLVYANGLSGDFVHDDVSAIKTNPDVLATTPLSQVFLNDYWGKPMSDPLSHKSYRPLTILTFRCLPSLRKNRMSESSSPAAQIDLRYMQENGISKGYTDVYFYTSMGILTKRPTGINMAHTLKLLKARGPPLKCQVGLQSACYS